One window of Camelina sativa cultivar DH55 chromosome 4, Cs, whole genome shotgun sequence genomic DNA carries:
- the LOC104780055 gene encoding WAT1-related protein At3g28070 isoform X2, giving the protein MGNISPALTFILAVIFRMEKISFKEKSCVAKVIGTILSVMGALVVIFYHGPRIFVASSPPYVNFRQLSPPLFSSSNSDWLIGGAVLTIQVIFVSVCYILQAHIMSEYPAAFTVSFLYTICVSVITTTIGLVVERNNPSVWILQFDITLITIVAVATITSVSYVIHSWIIRYKGPVYLAIFKPLSILIAVVMGMIFLNDSLYLGCLLGGILITTGFYAVMWGKANEEKDQLLSSLEKEKIPLLLNRKNDQV; this is encoded by the exons gatggaaaaaatatcatttaaagaAAAGAGCTGTGTAGCAAAAGTGATAGGGACGATCTTGTCAGTGATGGGCGCGCTTGTGGTGATTTTCTACCACGGTCCACGTATTTTTGTTGCATCTTCTCCGCCGTATGTAAACTTCCGTCAGCTTTCTCCACCGTTGTTTTCGTCTTCAAACTCTGATTGGCTCATCGGAGGAGCTGTTTTAACCATACAAGTCATCTTCGTTTCTGTTTGTTACATTCTACAG GCACACATAATGAGTGAATATCCAGCAGCATTCACAGTCTCCTTTCTTTACACTatatgtgtttcagtcattacCACAACGATTGGACTAGTAGTCGAAAGGAACAATCCAAGCGTTTGGATCCTTCAATTCGATATTACTTTGATCACAATTGTAGCTGTG gCAACAATAACTTCGGTATCCTATGTGATTCATTCATGGATAATACGATACAAAGGACCTGTGTACCTTGCCATATTTAAACCTTTGTCTATTCTAATAGCAGTGGTTATGGGCATGATTTTTCTCAACGATTCTCTCTATCTTGGATG tTTGCTTGGAGGAATTTTGATAACGACAGGCTTTTACGCTGTGATGTGGGGCAAAGCAAACGAAGAGAAGGATCAGTTGTTATCATctttagaaaaagagaaaatcccTCTTCTACTGAACCGCAAGAACGACCAAGTTTAA